A genomic segment from Amphiprion ocellaris isolate individual 3 ecotype Okinawa chromosome 17, ASM2253959v1, whole genome shotgun sequence encodes:
- the stbd1 gene encoding enolase-phosphatase E1: protein MSLKNGNTVERRMDLASLFCMIGRHGPAVALAVIAVVSVLAGFVLYQTVRGKRRKTRVGGDGSPGEERDEGLVQTEEPEEPRSSTEEPRSFTEEPRSFTEEPRSFTEEPRSFTESTDVSDEGSSDDDLKIRHHRSTAEQKPPPSPPPEKDPLLDNSSAVQDEAAENNKGRETCTVADVKEDGWNQGDGLRDVDEDDGRRSKLQLTDHQSYKEEEKVLPAECQEDVTADKDHYDEDNLQNILESPVCCEQKLHMCENRERDDEGTADTNKTESHLEEPVVHIEDVRVSSVCYSKDPENHPEDTSHSKYYSNDLLSPEEETKNEEVVDEQVIVQQAEAVYSTSEQETNQSDVLSSQNSDQDHECGQTSDESQEDVQEDLLSSLPDVHFDAHMLQQHLQTEQNHGEGLTWNEGDDIVKGDVLSDVSSEVEGEETTPVLDKDAVLDVPAPDLTSLKKEFQSENTETRGVVVLAEGDQLSSQQEQCDVKAEVVLSGQESDQREDCGLTSETTEDLKEDHLNDLTDVGFEQQLQIEQKDGLPSNQEDGVVKGQMLASCDEECESSNVALTPALPEKFDSSDDGLSGATTDAEAQISGVVDFPDLPSDHQQPQREEEEITPVLHRNAHLDVPASDLPSLKEEIQSEKNQGSVDQEGNPPSSQLEQRDEVTAEESDQNDDCGLNSKPIEDMNKGHLNDLTNVRFDSSTRQQQLQTELQSDFTSNQEDGVVKDEILTSVDEEQEPEKTDGVCGTTGEPRCVDFPELSSDFPLSVKEDEAAPALDINADLNTLGLDVSSVKEEIQSERKEIDTAVVLAEETVDKVMSSSYKDQHSDPMDNKESLGKMGDQPVLSTETSHPDISSFFQDKQSDQNNADLPEVTAGAAPVINKPPICQVQLPSFEQSELTLSSSGFGGESGVSSMTVSPDMENPINECVLIPENADLPVEDCDPLSEVQTEAQMNLSADDVALSVANEDAAGMMSESCPSHLSLQPHDEPTDWTKDESFSSNEDTFGHEVEDSYNRAMDQFLEEIAAEVKHDEKKKQTDVKDIETKQNEAAKEEEEEEYEKTEISIMEATMDNNEWITDGNYQVLPWMNCSVPSFTQSHTKTEAVPREERLHSSSPAEAPCIDAVIPLPVNEQTNTVSLLDESLENSKKVVAVQPMPQNVNVIFRIHYHTHSPYQKVAVTGNQQELGNWKEFIPLERAEDGQWSSVVSLPAESHVEWKFVVVDKGDVCRWEECGNRLLDTGSGDDLLVHRWWGIL from the exons ATGTCGCTGAAGAACGGGAACACCGTGGAGAGGCGCATGGACCTGGCCTCGCTCTTCTGCATGATCGGCCGCCACGGTCCCGCCGTGGCTCTGGCCGTGATCGCCGTGGTGTCGGTGCTGGCGGGGTTCGTCCTCTACCAGACCGTGAGGGGGAAACGGAGGAAGACCAGGGTCGGAGGGGACGGTAGCCCCGGAGAGGAGCGGGACGAAGGGCTGGTCCAGACCGAGGAACCGGAGGAACCACGGAGCTCCACGGAGGAACCACGGAGCTTCACGGAGGAACCACGGAGCTTCACGGAGGAACCACGGAGCTTCACGGAGGAACCACGGAGCTTCACAGAGTCAAcag ATGTGAGTGATGAAGGATCATCAGATGACGATCTTAAAATCAGACATCATCGTTCCACCGCTGAGCAGAAACCTCCACCTTCTCCTCCACCTGAGAAGGACCCACTACTGGACAACTCTTCAGCTGTTCAGGATGAAGCAGCAGAGAATAATAAGGGGAGGGAAACGTGCACGGTGGCTGATGTGAAGGAGGATGGCTGGAACCAGGGGGACGGTTTAAGGGACgttgatgaagatgatggtagAAGGTCAAAGCTCCAGCTGACTGATCATCAGAGCtacaaagaagaagagaag GTGCTGCCAGCAGAGTGCCAGGAAGATGTGACTGCAGATAAGGATCATTACGATGAGGACAACCTTCAGAACATCTTGGAGAGTCCAGTCTGCTGTGAACAGAAGCTTCATATGTGTGAAAACAGAGAGCGAGATGATGAAGGCACAGCAGATACCAATAAAACGGAGTCCCACTTGGAAGAACCTGTCGTCCATATTGAAGATGTTCGTGTCTCTAGTGTCTGTTACAGCAAAGATCCAGAGAATCATCCAGAAGATACCAGCCACTCTAAGTATTACAGCAATGATCTCCTCTCTCCAGAGGAAGAAACTAAAAATGAGGAGGTAGTAGATGAACAAGTGATCGTTCAACAAGCTGAGGCGGTATACTCGACATCAGAACAAGAAACCAATCAGTCTGATGTTCTGTCCAGTCAGAACAGTGATCAGGATCATGAATGTGGTCAAACCAGTGACGAGAGTCAAGAAGATGTACAGGAAGACCTTCTGAGCTCTCTTCCAGATGTTCACTTCGATGCCCATATGCTACAACAACATCTGCAGACTGAACAAAATCATGGAGAAGGTCTTACCTGGAATGAAGGGGATGATATTGTTAAAGGTGACGTGCTGAGTGATGTTTCAAGTGAAGTGGAAGGAGAAGAAACTACCCCAGTGTTGGATAAAGACGCTGTTCTTGATGTTCCTGCTCCTGATCTGACGTCGCTTAAGAAAGAATTTCAGagtgaaaacactgaaactagAGGTGTTGTGGTGTTGGCTGAAGGAGATCAGCTATCTTCTCAGCAGGAACAATGTGATGTAAAGGCAGAGGTGGTTCTGTCCGGTCAGGAAAGTGATCAGAGAGAAGATTGTGGTCTAACCAGTGAAACAACTGAAGATCTAAAGGAAGACCATCTGAATGATCTTACAGATGTTGGATTTGAACAGCAACTGCAGATTGAACAGAAGGATGGTCTTCCCTCCAATCAGGAGGATGGTGTTGTGAAAGGTCAAATGTTGGCTTCTTGTGATGAAGAATGTGAAAGTTCAAATGTGGCGCTAACTCCTGCTCTGCCAGAAAAGTTTGATTCAAGTGATGATGGTCTGTCTGGTGCAACAACTGATGCAGAAGCTCAAATCTCTGGAGTTGTAGACTTCCCTGACCTGCCATCAGATCACCAACAACCAcaaagggaagaagaagaaatcacCCCAGTGTTGCATAGAAACGCACATCTTGATGTTCCTGCCTCTGATCTGCCGTCTCTTAAGGAAGAAATTCAGAGTGAAAAGAACCAAGGAAGTGTTGACCAAGAAGGAAATCCACCGTCTTCTCAGCTGGAACAACGTGATGAAGTGACAGCAGAAGAAAGCGATCAGAATGATGACTGTGGTCTGAACAGTAAACCAATAGAAGACATGAATAAAGGCCATTTGAATGATCTTACCAACGTCAGATTTGACTCCTCCACACgacagcaacaactgcagacTGAACTACAGAGTGATTTTACTTCCAATCAGGAGGACGGTGTTGTGAAAGATGAAATACTGACTTCTGTAGATGAAGAACAGGAGCCAGAGAAGACTGATGGTGTCTGTGGTACAACAGGTGAACCCAGATGTGTGGATTTCCCTGAACTGTCATCAGATTTCCCTCTATCAGTAAAAGAAGATGAAGCTGCACCAGCTTTGGATATAAATGCTGATCTTAATACTCTCGGCCTGGATGTGTCGTCTGTTAAAGAAGAAATTCAAAGTGAACGGAAGGAAATCGATACAGCTGTGGTGTTGGCTGAAGAAACTGTTGATAAAGTTATGTCCTCTTCCTATAAAGACCAACACAGTGACCCTATGGACAATAAAGAATCACTGGGCAAGATGGGAGATCAACCTGTCCTGTCTACAGAAACCTCTCATCCTGACATCTCATCTTTCTTTCAAGACaaacaaagtgaccaaaataaCGCAGATCTTCCTGAGGTCACTGCTGGTGCTGCTCCTGTCATAAATAAACCTCCCATTTGTCAGGTTCAGCTGCCATCTTTCGAACAAAGCGAGCTGACCTTGTCATCTTCTGGTTTTGGTGGAGAGAGTGGGGTTTCAAGCATGACTGTAAGCCCTGATATGGAGAATCCCATTAATGAGTGCGTCTTGATCCCTGAAAATGCAGATCTCCCAGTAGAGGACTGTGATCCACTGTCTGAAGTCCAGACCGAGGCCCAGATGAACCTCTCTGCTGATGATGTAGCTCTGTCTGTCGCTAATGAAGATGCAGCAGGTATGATGTCTGAGTCTTGTCCTTCACATCTTTCCCTCCAACCCCACGATGAACCCACAGACTGGACTAAAGACGAGTCCTTTTCATCCAATGAGGACACATTTGGCCACGAGGTTGAGGACAGTTACAACAGAGCCATGGACCAGTTTCTGGAGGAGATAGCAGCCGAAGTCAAACATGACGAGAAGAAAAAGCAGACGGACGTAAAAGATATTGAAACTAAGCAGAACGAAGCagcaaaggaggaggaggaagaggaatatgaaaagactgaaatcaGTATCATGGAGGCAACTATGGATAACAATGAATGGATTACAGATGGAAATTATCAAGTCCTGCCCTGGATGAACTGTTCTGTCCCATCTTTTACCCAAAGCCACACAAAAACTGAAGCAGTTCCCAGAGAAGAACGTCTCCACAGCTCTTCTCCTGCAGAAGCTCCTTGTATAGATGCAGTTATCCCACTTCCTGTCAATGAACAAACCAACACTGTTTCCCTTCTAGATGAAAGCTTGGAAAATAGCAAAAAGGTGGTGGCGGTCCAGCCCATGCCCCAGAACGTCAACGTGATCTTCCGAATCCACTATCACACCCACTCACCGTACCAGAAGGTGGCTGTTACTGGGAACCAGCAGGAACTGGGAAACTGGAAGGAGTTCATCCCGTTGGAAAGAGCCGAGGACGGGCAGTGGTCCAGCGTGGTCAGCCTGCCTGCAGAGAGCCATGTGGAGTGGAAGTTCGTGGTGGTGGATAAAGGAGATGTCTGTCGCTGGGAGGAGTGTGGAAACCGTCTGCTGGATACCGGCAGCGGAGACGACCTGCTGGTGCACAGATGGTGGGGAATCTTGTAG